From Synechococcus sp. A10-1-5-1, a single genomic window includes:
- the kaiB gene encoding circadian clock protein KaiB, translating into MSPRKTYILKLYVAGNTPNSMRALKTLRNILDTEFQGVYALKVIDVLKNPQLAEEDKILATPTLSKILPPPVRRIIGDLSDRERVLIGLDLLFEELSDEALSESLIDGDATGDLV; encoded by the coding sequence ATGAGTCCGCGCAAGACCTACATCTTGAAGCTGTACGTGGCGGGGAACACGCCCAACTCCATGCGTGCGCTCAAAACCCTGCGCAACATTCTGGATACGGAGTTCCAAGGTGTTTACGCTTTGAAAGTCATTGATGTGCTCAAGAATCCGCAACTGGCCGAAGAGGACAAGATCTTGGCCACACCCACCCTGTCGAAGATTCTGCCGCCTCCGGTGCGCCGGATTATTGGTGATCTGTCAGATCGAGAACGGGTTTTGATTGGTTTGGACCTTTTGTTTGAGGAGCTCAGTGACGAGGCTTTGTCCGAGTCCTTGATTGATGGGGATGCGACGGGGGATCTTGTGTGA
- the purC gene encoding phosphoribosylaminoimidazolesuccinocarboxamide synthase: protein MTAYTLGSLLYEGKAKRVYQTDQTDLVAVEYKDDATAFNALKKAQLAGKGLMNCQISARLFELLEREGIVTHYLSLQEPNWMLVKPVQIVPVEVVVRNIAFGSLCKQMPIEPGTPLDPPLLDLYYKDDAYGDPLLTDARLERLGVLSASQRQELEHLAMAVNTSLRRFFAEIALELVDFKIELGFTTDGQLVVADEISPDTCRLWDRNVSGDAQERILDKDRFRQDLGGVVEAYGEVLKRVQAACPPPRLGK from the coding sequence ATGACCGCTTACACCCTCGGATCTCTGCTCTACGAAGGCAAAGCCAAGCGCGTTTACCAGACCGATCAAACTGACTTGGTAGCGGTCGAGTACAAGGACGACGCCACCGCCTTCAACGCCCTCAAAAAGGCCCAGTTGGCGGGCAAGGGCTTGATGAACTGCCAGATCTCAGCGCGGCTGTTTGAGTTGCTGGAGCGGGAGGGGATCGTGACCCACTACCTCTCCTTGCAGGAACCCAACTGGATGCTGGTCAAGCCGGTTCAGATCGTTCCGGTGGAAGTGGTGGTGCGCAACATTGCCTTTGGTTCTCTCTGCAAGCAGATGCCGATCGAGCCGGGCACTCCCTTGGACCCCCCGCTGCTGGATCTCTATTACAAGGACGACGCCTATGGCGATCCGCTGCTGACCGACGCGCGCTTGGAGCGCCTCGGTGTGCTGAGCGCTTCTCAACGCCAGGAGCTTGAGCATCTGGCGATGGCGGTCAATACGTCCCTGCGTCGTTTCTTCGCGGAGATCGCCCTGGAGCTGGTGGACTTCAAGATCGAGCTGGGCTTCACCACAGACGGTCAACTGGTGGTGGCCGATGAGATCAGTCCCGACACCTGCCGGCTCTGGGATCGCAATGTCAGCGGCGACGCCCAAGAGCGAATTTTGGACAAAGACCGTTTCCGCCAGGATCTTGGCGGTGTGGTCGAGGCCTACGGGGAGGTTCTCAAACGGGTCCAAGCTGCCTGCCCACCACCCCGTCTAGGCAAGTAA
- the rplU gene encoding 50S ribosomal protein L21 — MSTDSQTGPYAIVETSGTQVWVQPNRYYDLNRIHAEVDSTLTLENVLLVNDGKAASVGQPYVKGATVELQVMAHRRGQKIIVYKMRPKKKTRRKNGHRQELTRVMVKSISVGGKALA, encoded by the coding sequence ATGAGCACTGATTCGCAAACCGGCCCTTACGCCATCGTTGAAACGTCGGGCACCCAGGTCTGGGTCCAGCCCAATCGTTACTACGACCTCAACCGCATCCACGCCGAGGTCGACAGCACCCTCACCCTTGAGAACGTGCTGCTCGTCAACGACGGCAAGGCCGCCAGCGTTGGTCAGCCCTACGTCAAAGGGGCCACCGTTGAGCTTCAGGTGATGGCTCACCGCCGCGGCCAGAAGATCATCGTTTACAAGATGCGCCCCAAGAAGAAGACCCGCCGTAAGAACGGACACCGTCAGGAGCTCACCCGCGTGATGGTCAAGTCCATCAGCGTCGGCGGCAAAGCACTGGCCTGA
- the kaiC gene encoding circadian clock protein KaiC, with protein MQDPIPQPNNLSTVQKLPTGIEGFDDICQGGLPIGRSTLISGTSGTGKTVFSLNFLYNGIRQFDEPGIFVTFEESPLDILRNAASFGWNLQEMVEQDKLFLLDASPDPEGQDVAGSFDLSGLIERINYAIRKYKARRVAIDSITAVFQQYDAVSVVRREIFRLIARLKEIGVTTVMTTERIDEYGPIARYGVEEFVSDNVVILRNVLEGERRRRTVEILKLRGTTHMKGEFPFTMGSHGISIFPLGAMRLTQRSSNVRVSSGVPRLDEMCGGGFFKDSIILATGATGTGKTLLVSKFVENACANKERAILFAYEESRAQLLRNATSWGIDFEEMERQGLLKIICAYPESTGLEDHLQIIKTEISQFKPSRMAIDSLSALARGVSHNAFRQFVIGVTGYAKQEEIAGFFTNTSEEFMGSHSITDSHISTITDTILLLQYVEIRGEMARALNVFKMRGSWHDKGIREFVITSNGPEIKDSFSNFERIISGVPHRINHDERSELSRIVKGVGEDQF; from the coding sequence ATGCAGGACCCCATCCCACAACCCAACAACCTATCGACGGTTCAGAAGCTCCCCACGGGGATTGAGGGTTTTGATGATATTTGCCAGGGGGGGTTGCCGATTGGTCGCTCGACGCTGATCAGTGGAACCTCGGGTACGGGTAAAACGGTCTTCTCGCTCAACTTCCTCTACAACGGCATTCGTCAGTTCGACGAGCCTGGAATTTTTGTCACGTTTGAAGAGTCGCCGCTCGATATCCTCCGTAATGCCGCCAGTTTCGGCTGGAATCTTCAGGAAATGGTCGAGCAGGATAAGTTATTCCTGTTGGATGCCTCCCCTGATCCTGAGGGACAGGATGTCGCCGGTAGCTTCGATCTCTCGGGTCTGATTGAGCGGATTAACTATGCGATCCGCAAGTACAAAGCCAGGCGCGTCGCGATCGATTCGATTACGGCCGTTTTTCAGCAATACGATGCGGTCTCGGTCGTGCGTCGCGAGATATTCCGGCTGATTGCCCGACTTAAAGAGATCGGGGTGACGACGGTGATGACCACTGAGCGGATCGATGAGTACGGTCCGATTGCCCGCTACGGGGTAGAGGAATTCGTCAGCGATAACGTCGTGATCCTCCGCAATGTCCTGGAGGGTGAGCGGCGCCGGCGCACGGTGGAAATCCTCAAGCTGCGCGGAACCACCCATATGAAGGGAGAGTTCCCCTTCACCATGGGCTCCCATGGCATCAGCATCTTCCCGCTGGGGGCGATGCGACTGACCCAACGCAGCTCCAATGTGCGGGTCAGCTCTGGAGTCCCGCGCCTCGACGAGATGTGCGGAGGGGGCTTCTTCAAGGATTCGATCATCCTGGCGACCGGTGCTACCGGTACCGGCAAGACCCTGCTGGTCAGCAAGTTTGTTGAAAACGCCTGCGCCAATAAGGAGAGGGCCATCCTGTTTGCCTACGAGGAGTCGCGGGCCCAACTGCTGCGCAATGCCACCAGTTGGGGCATTGATTTTGAAGAGATGGAGCGACAGGGGCTCCTGAAAATTATTTGTGCCTATCCGGAGTCAACGGGTCTGGAGGATCATCTGCAGATCATTAAAACGGAAATCAGTCAGTTCAAGCCCTCGCGCATGGCGATTGACTCCCTCTCGGCCTTGGCGCGGGGTGTTAGTCACAACGCCTTCCGTCAGTTTGTGATCGGTGTGACCGGCTATGCGAAGCAGGAAGAGATCGCCGGCTTCTTTACCAATACCTCCGAGGAGTTCATGGGAAGCCACTCCATCACAGATTCCCACATCTCGACAATCACCGACACGATCCTGCTACTTCAGTACGTTGAGATCCGCGGTGAAATGGCCCGTGCTCTGAACGTCTTCAAGATGCGTGGCTCCTGGCACGACAAGGGGATTCGTGAATTTGTGATCACCAGCAATGGCCCCGAGATCAAAGATTCTTTCTCCAACTTTGAGCGGATTATTAGCGGCGTCCCGCACCGAATTAACCACGATGAGCGCAGCGAGCTCTCGCGAATTGTGAAAGGGGTTGGAGAGGATCAGTTCTAG
- the purD gene encoding phosphoribosylamine--glycine ligase: MTATAAPQHVLVVGGGGRENALAWALARSAGVKQVWVTPGNGGTPELEGCIQLAISEGDQDALLKTCQEQRIDLVVVGPEAPLAAGLADRLRQAGHAVFGPGADGAQLEASKQWAKALMVEAGIPTAGYWKANSREEALSALESQGKPLVVKADGLAAGKGVTVAESVEEARAAIEEIFAGRFGAEASLVLEERTHGPEVSVFALSDGERMVLLPPAQDHKRIGEGDVGPNTGGMGAYAPAPLLDQAGLEEVKRRVLEPTLAALQARGISYRGVIYAGLMLTENGPSVIEFNCRFGDPECETLMPLMGPEFAAVLLACATGQLEKAPTLTIADQCSACVIAAAQGYPGEIRRGDTISSAVKNGADRQLFHAGTRLDDAGVCHTNGGRVLAMVAQASDFDAAFAKAYAGLEQVHFEGITYRRDIGHQVRNH; this comes from the coding sequence ATGACCGCGACCGCTGCCCCGCAACACGTGCTGGTCGTCGGAGGGGGTGGACGGGAGAACGCCCTGGCCTGGGCGCTCGCCCGCAGCGCGGGGGTGAAGCAGGTCTGGGTTACGCCCGGGAACGGTGGAACCCCTGAACTCGAGGGCTGCATCCAACTGGCCATCAGCGAGGGGGATCAGGACGCCCTGCTGAAGACCTGCCAGGAGCAAAGGATTGATTTGGTCGTGGTGGGGCCCGAAGCCCCCCTGGCCGCTGGGTTGGCGGATCGGTTGCGCCAAGCCGGGCATGCCGTGTTTGGCCCAGGAGCGGACGGCGCCCAGCTCGAGGCCAGCAAGCAATGGGCCAAAGCGCTGATGGTGGAGGCCGGAATCCCCACGGCGGGCTACTGGAAAGCCAACAGTCGAGAGGAAGCCCTCAGCGCCCTGGAGAGCCAAGGCAAGCCGCTGGTGGTGAAGGCCGATGGACTGGCCGCCGGCAAGGGGGTGACCGTGGCCGAGAGCGTGGAGGAAGCCCGCGCAGCCATCGAGGAGATTTTTGCTGGACGCTTCGGTGCCGAAGCCTCCTTGGTCTTGGAGGAGCGCACCCATGGCCCCGAGGTCTCGGTCTTTGCCCTCAGTGATGGGGAACGCATGGTGCTGCTGCCCCCGGCCCAGGACCACAAACGCATTGGCGAGGGTGACGTTGGACCCAATACCGGAGGAATGGGTGCCTATGCACCGGCACCGCTCCTGGATCAAGCCGGTTTAGAGGAGGTCAAGCGACGGGTCCTCGAACCCACCCTGGCAGCCCTTCAGGCCCGTGGCATCAGCTACCGCGGGGTGATCTACGCCGGCCTGATGCTCACCGAGAACGGGCCCAGCGTGATCGAGTTCAACTGTCGCTTCGGCGATCCGGAGTGCGAGACCTTGATGCCGCTGATGGGGCCGGAGTTTGCTGCGGTCCTGCTGGCCTGCGCCACCGGGCAGCTTGAGAAGGCACCGACCTTGACGATCGCCGACCAGTGCAGCGCCTGCGTGATTGCCGCCGCCCAGGGCTATCCAGGGGAAATCCGCAGGGGTGACACCATCTCCAGCGCAGTGAAGAACGGCGCCGATCGACAGCTGTTCCATGCCGGAACTCGCCTGGACGACGCTGGGGTCTGCCACACCAATGGGGGCCGGGTGCTGGCGATGGTGGCACAAGCGAGTGATTTCGATGCCGCCTTTGCCAAGGCCTACGCCGGGCTCGAGCAGGTGCACTTTGAGGGCATCACCTACCGCCGCGACATTGGCCACCAGGTCCGCAACCACTAA
- the nblS gene encoding two-component system sensor histidine kinase NblS encodes MTSSPTTPAPRRWWQSLVRWWAEFSLQTKLLAAATLVVSLVMTAITFFALNGIQADVRMSDTRYARDLGLLLSANVTPLVAQGNDRELAAVAERFWKSSRSLRYIFFADPDGVIYLGIPISGTTGSSELLLSRKLELPGELSRRPQNPLIRQHLTPDGQVTDVFVPLVAGGRYLGVLALGINPNEAALASAALSREVTVAVFISIWILVILGAVFNALTITQPVKELLRGVRSIAGGDFEARIALPVGGELGELLDGFNDMASQLEAYNEANIEELTAAQVKQQSLIATMADGALLLDSEGRVVLVNPTARRLFRWEGRNLEGTLLMDELPEGLNVELQSPLESLLENDKESSDVRCSFGEPPRTLRIVLQSVRDASGETLKGIAVTIQDLTREVELNAAQSRFISNVSHELRTPLFNIKSYVETLHDMGEQLSEEDRRDFLAIANAETDRLTRLVNDVLDLSRLESDRAWSMEAVELAPTMEQTLRNYKLNAKEKGVELELHVSDDLPRVRGNWDLLLQVFDNLVGNGLKFTAAGGSLSLRAYLWPDVCTIDPSTAANPDNPACELTAPLPKLRVEISDTGSGISREDQAKIFDRFYRVENAVHTEIGTGLGLSIVRGILEKHGTMIRMVSELNVGTTFWFDLPLEDADDTELQLQAERRSSSDLGVGI; translated from the coding sequence TTGACCAGCAGCCCCACCACGCCTGCCCCTCGCCGTTGGTGGCAGAGCCTGGTGCGCTGGTGGGCGGAATTCAGCCTCCAGACCAAGCTGCTGGCAGCCGCCACCCTGGTGGTCAGCCTGGTGATGACGGCCATCACCTTTTTCGCGCTCAACGGCATCCAGGCGGATGTACGCATGAGCGACACCCGCTATGCCCGAGATCTCGGGCTACTGCTGTCTGCCAATGTCACGCCGCTGGTCGCCCAGGGCAACGACCGGGAGCTGGCGGCGGTTGCCGAACGGTTTTGGAAATCCAGCCGGAGCCTTCGCTACATCTTCTTCGCCGACCCCGATGGGGTCATCTACCTGGGGATCCCGATCAGTGGCACCACCGGCAGCAGTGAACTGCTGCTGAGCCGCAAATTGGAGCTACCCGGCGAACTCTCCCGGCGTCCGCAGAACCCGCTCATTCGTCAACATCTGACCCCGGATGGGCAGGTCACCGATGTCTTCGTGCCCCTGGTCGCCGGTGGGCGTTATCTCGGCGTGCTGGCCCTGGGCATCAACCCCAACGAAGCGGCCCTGGCCAGCGCAGCGCTGAGCCGAGAGGTGACGGTGGCGGTCTTCATCTCGATCTGGATCCTGGTGATCTTGGGGGCGGTGTTCAACGCCCTGACCATCACCCAACCGGTGAAGGAGCTACTGCGGGGGGTTCGCTCCATCGCCGGGGGGGATTTTGAAGCGCGGATTGCTCTGCCCGTTGGCGGGGAATTGGGAGAACTACTGGACGGCTTCAACGACATGGCCTCCCAGCTCGAGGCCTACAACGAAGCGAACATCGAGGAACTCACCGCCGCCCAGGTCAAGCAGCAGTCCCTGATCGCCACCATGGCCGACGGGGCCTTGCTGCTGGATTCAGAAGGGCGCGTGGTGTTGGTCAACCCCACCGCCCGGCGACTCTTCCGCTGGGAGGGCCGCAATCTTGAAGGCACCCTCCTGATGGATGAACTGCCAGAGGGGCTCAATGTCGAGCTTCAGTCTCCGCTCGAGAGCCTGCTGGAGAACGACAAAGAGAGCAGTGATGTGCGCTGCAGCTTTGGCGAGCCGCCGCGCACCCTGCGCATCGTTCTGCAATCCGTGCGCGATGCCAGTGGTGAAACCCTCAAGGGCATCGCCGTCACGATCCAGGACCTCACCCGGGAAGTGGAGCTCAACGCAGCCCAGAGTCGTTTCATCAGCAACGTCTCCCATGAACTGCGGACACCGCTGTTCAACATCAAGAGCTACGTCGAAACGCTCCATGACATGGGCGAGCAGCTCAGCGAGGAGGACCGGCGCGACTTCCTCGCCATTGCCAACGCCGAGACCGATCGACTGACCCGTCTGGTCAATGACGTTCTCGATCTCTCCCGTCTGGAAAGCGATCGCGCCTGGTCCATGGAAGCGGTGGAGCTGGCCCCGACCATGGAGCAGACCCTTCGCAACTACAAATTAAATGCCAAGGAAAAGGGCGTCGAGCTCGAACTGCACGTCAGCGACGATCTGCCCAGGGTGCGGGGCAACTGGGATCTGCTCCTCCAGGTCTTCGACAACTTGGTGGGCAACGGCCTGAAGTTCACGGCCGCCGGAGGAAGCCTCAGTCTCCGGGCCTACCTCTGGCCGGACGTCTGCACCATCGACCCGAGCACCGCCGCCAACCCGGATAACCCCGCCTGCGAGCTGACCGCACCACTGCCAAAGCTGCGGGTGGAGATCTCCGATACGGGCTCTGGCATCTCCCGCGAAGATCAAGCGAAAATCTTTGATCGCTTTTATCGGGTCGAAAACGCCGTTCACACGGAAATCGGAACGGGGCTGGGCCTTTCGATCGTGCGGGGCATCCTCGAAAAACACGGGACCATGATCCGCATGGTCAGCGAGCTCAATGTCGGCACGACCTTCTGGTTCGACCTTCCCCTTGAGGACGCAGACGATACAGAACTCCAACTTCAAGCTGAAAGGAGGAGTTCGAGCGATTTAGGCGTTGGGATCTAG
- a CDS encoding BamA/TamA family outer membrane protein, with product MAAPRNGNKHAWSLGLALTLPLVAGVGPVWSQDKSPEPEDPAPVDQPASETPTPRPSLAPSASDSLAPAAPAEPQVLISEVVVQGAEGHPEQERMEIAVYDAMATRPGSRVTRAELQTDLSAIYASGWFSDVRIQPVDSPLGVRLVVTVVPNPVLSKVELEGVSETTKLPENLLPEIFAADYGKTLNLNALQARIAELQKWYADQGYSLARVTGPTRVSPGGVVQLLVREGTVAGVEVQFLNKEGDSTNDKGQPIRGKTKTWVVTREISIKAGDTFNRRQLEEDIKRLYGTGLFGDVKVTLRPVAGEPGAVTIVLGVVEQSTGSLSGGIGYSQSQGIFGQIQLQDSNLFGRAWDLALNITYGQFGGLADLSFTDPWIKGDKYRTAFRTKVFLSREVPQVFQSQQNGNFYTVSDVSQGFFDAPSTALAYQSNSTVFAGPYASPTAAKAANPQLGDNNNWFQLDGNAVAIQRIGGTASLARPLNGGDPYKKAPWNVVVGLNAQQVKPINFAGDAMPYAAASNNFTGNGTTTASNVICVAYNCENGATTNQLVGLRLAASMNTLNDPRNPTKGNFLSVGTEQFVSVGQDSPTFNRLRASATHYIPVNWLKFYKGCRPKPGQKEDCKQALAFQASVGTNLGNMPVYEAFCLGGSNSVRGYYDCDLGVGKSFGEATVEYRFPIFSIISGEVFIDAGSTFGSQANVPGNPGTLLDKPGDGVSPGVGVIVTTPVGPLRLEVASQDFTDEWRFNLGVGWKF from the coding sequence ATGGCTGCACCCCGCAACGGCAACAAGCACGCATGGAGCCTGGGGCTGGCACTGACGTTGCCACTGGTGGCTGGTGTTGGCCCGGTGTGGTCGCAGGACAAGAGCCCCGAACCTGAGGATCCTGCTCCGGTCGATCAGCCTGCGTCTGAGACGCCGACTCCACGACCATCGCTTGCACCCAGTGCCAGTGATTCGCTGGCCCCAGCGGCTCCCGCTGAGCCTCAGGTTCTGATTAGTGAGGTGGTGGTGCAGGGGGCTGAGGGCCACCCTGAGCAGGAGCGGATGGAGATCGCGGTTTACGACGCGATGGCCACACGCCCCGGTAGCCGTGTGACCCGCGCTGAACTGCAGACCGATTTGTCTGCGATCTATGCCAGCGGTTGGTTCTCCGATGTCCGCATTCAGCCGGTGGACAGCCCCCTGGGAGTGCGGCTGGTCGTCACCGTGGTGCCGAACCCGGTGCTGAGCAAGGTTGAGCTCGAGGGTGTGAGCGAGACGACCAAGCTTCCCGAGAACCTCTTGCCCGAGATCTTTGCCGCGGACTACGGCAAGACCCTGAACCTCAATGCCCTGCAGGCCCGCATTGCCGAGCTGCAGAAGTGGTACGCCGATCAGGGCTATTCCCTCGCTCGGGTCACCGGCCCGACCCGGGTCAGTCCTGGTGGTGTGGTGCAGTTGCTGGTGCGTGAGGGCACCGTGGCCGGCGTTGAAGTGCAGTTCCTCAACAAGGAGGGCGACAGCACCAACGACAAGGGCCAGCCGATCCGCGGCAAAACCAAAACCTGGGTGGTGACCCGGGAAATATCGATCAAGGCCGGCGACACCTTCAACCGCCGCCAACTTGAAGAGGACATCAAGCGCCTCTATGGCACCGGCCTGTTCGGTGATGTGAAGGTCACCCTGCGCCCGGTGGCGGGTGAGCCGGGTGCCGTCACCATCGTCCTGGGTGTCGTGGAGCAGTCCACGGGCTCCCTCTCCGGCGGTATTGGTTACAGCCAAAGCCAGGGCATCTTTGGCCAGATTCAGCTTCAGGACAGCAACCTCTTTGGTCGCGCTTGGGACCTGGCCTTAAACATCACCTACGGCCAATTCGGGGGCTTGGCGGACCTGTCCTTCACCGATCCTTGGATCAAGGGCGATAAGTACCGCACGGCCTTCCGCACCAAGGTCTTCCTCAGCCGGGAAGTCCCCCAGGTGTTCCAGAGCCAGCAGAACGGCAACTTCTACACCGTTTCTGATGTCTCCCAAGGGTTCTTCGATGCCCCCAGCACGGCCCTGGCATACCAGAGCAATTCCACGGTTTTTGCGGGGCCCTATGCCTCGCCCACGGCAGCCAAAGCGGCGAATCCCCAGCTGGGCGACAACAACAACTGGTTCCAGCTTGATGGCAACGCCGTTGCGATCCAGCGGATTGGCGGTACGGCCTCCTTGGCCCGTCCTCTGAATGGTGGAGATCCTTACAAGAAGGCCCCTTGGAATGTGGTGGTCGGCTTGAACGCGCAGCAGGTCAAGCCCATCAACTTTGCGGGGGATGCGATGCCCTACGCCGCGGCCTCCAACAACTTCACGGGCAACGGCACCACCACCGCCAGCAATGTGATTTGTGTGGCCTACAACTGCGAAAACGGCGCCACCACCAACCAGTTAGTGGGTCTGCGCCTGGCGGCCTCGATGAACACCCTCAATGATCCGCGGAACCCCACCAAGGGCAATTTCCTGAGTGTCGGCACCGAGCAGTTTGTCTCCGTCGGCCAGGACTCCCCGACCTTCAACCGTCTTCGGGCGAGTGCCACCCACTACATCCCGGTGAATTGGCTGAAGTTCTACAAGGGCTGCCGTCCGAAACCCGGTCAAAAGGAAGACTGCAAACAGGCCCTCGCCTTCCAGGCCTCGGTGGGCACCAACCTCGGCAACATGCCCGTCTACGAGGCCTTCTGCTTGGGTGGCTCGAACTCCGTTCGCGGTTACTACGACTGCGATCTGGGCGTTGGTAAGAGTTTTGGTGAGGCGACGGTGGAATACCGCTTCCCGATCTTCAGCATCATCAGCGGCGAGGTCTTCATTGACGCCGGCAGCACCTTCGGTAGCCAAGCCAATGTTCCCGGGAACCCTGGGACCCTGCTGGACAAGCCAGGCGATGGCGTCTCCCCGGGTGTCGGTGTGATCGTCACCACCCCAGTTGGCCCCCTGCGTTTGGAAGTGGCCAGCCAGGACTTCACCGATGAGTGGCGCTTCAACCTCGGTGTGGGTTGGAAATTCTGA
- the fabZ gene encoding 3-hydroxyacyl-ACP dehydratase FabZ: protein MSSPVTPSAPVLTSEQIQGLLPHRYPFALVDRVIEHEPGKRAVAIKNITFNEPQFQGHFPGRPLMPGVLIVEAMAQVGGLIVTQMPDLPKGLFVFAGIDGVRFRRPVVPGDQLVMTCELISLKRQRFGKVKAEATVDGQLVCSGELMFSLVD from the coding sequence TTGTCTTCACCCGTCACCCCATCCGCCCCTGTTCTGACCAGCGAGCAGATCCAGGGGCTGCTGCCCCATCGCTATCCCTTCGCCCTGGTGGATCGGGTGATTGAGCACGAGCCTGGTAAGCGGGCGGTGGCGATCAAGAACATCACCTTCAACGAGCCGCAATTCCAGGGGCATTTCCCCGGTCGCCCGTTGATGCCCGGGGTCTTGATCGTTGAGGCCATGGCTCAGGTGGGTGGCTTGATCGTCACCCAAATGCCGGACCTGCCCAAGGGGTTGTTTGTCTTCGCTGGGATCGATGGTGTGCGTTTCCGGCGCCCAGTGGTTCCCGGTGATCAGCTGGTGATGACTTGCGAACTGATCTCGCTCAAGCGACAACGGTTCGGGAAGGTCAAGGCGGAGGCCACGGTCGACGGACAGTTGGTCTGCTCCGGTGAATTGATGTTCTCCTTGGTCGACTGA
- the lpxC gene encoding UDP-3-O-acyl-N-acetylglucosamine deacetylase, whose protein sequence is MTTWPSDYSQSWTLAQPVERSGVGLHSGVQAKVRLEPAEQPGFYVGWLNAPERPHVRLQPSQVCETQLCTALQLGEQRLATVEHLLAALAGVGVTSALILVDGEEIPLLDGSAQPWVEALAEAGLRCLGPRPETAPLAAPITLQQGQSFATALPSDRLLLGAAIEFPHPAIGRQLFSLELTPQAFVEDIAPARTFGFKDQVDQLRAAGLIQGGALDNALVCDGEGWLNPPLRFADEPVRHKLLDLLGDLALAGLPLAQVFAFRGSHGLHTSLAAALVSSR, encoded by the coding sequence GTGACCACTTGGCCCAGCGATTACAGCCAGTCATGGACCCTGGCTCAGCCCGTGGAGCGCTCCGGTGTGGGGCTTCACAGTGGAGTGCAGGCCAAGGTGCGGCTCGAGCCCGCCGAGCAGCCTGGTTTTTATGTGGGTTGGCTGAACGCCCCTGAGCGTCCCCACGTGCGTCTGCAGCCTTCGCAGGTCTGCGAAACCCAGCTCTGTACCGCCTTGCAGCTGGGCGAGCAGCGTCTGGCCACGGTTGAGCACCTCTTGGCCGCACTGGCCGGCGTTGGGGTGACCTCGGCCTTGATCCTGGTGGATGGTGAGGAGATCCCCCTGCTGGATGGTTCGGCCCAGCCTTGGGTTGAGGCCCTAGCCGAGGCCGGCCTGCGTTGCCTGGGTCCTCGCCCCGAGACCGCTCCCTTGGCGGCGCCGATCACCCTGCAGCAGGGCCAGAGCTTTGCCACGGCTCTCCCCAGCGATCGGCTGCTCTTGGGTGCGGCGATCGAGTTCCCCCATCCCGCCATCGGCCGGCAGCTCTTCAGCCTTGAACTCACCCCCCAGGCGTTCGTGGAGGACATTGCCCCCGCCCGCACCTTTGGCTTCAAAGATCAGGTGGACCAGCTTAGAGCCGCCGGCTTGATTCAGGGCGGTGCGTTGGATAACGCCCTGGTCTGCGACGGGGAGGGTTGGCTGAATCCCCCACTGCGTTTTGCCGACGAGCCGGTGCGCCATAAGCTGCTTGACCTATTGGGCGATCTCGCCTTAGCGGGACTGCCTTTGGCCCAAGTGTTCGCTTTCCGTGGGTCCCACGGACTGCATACCTCCTTGGCTGCCGCTCTGGTTTCTTCTCGCTGA
- a CDS encoding circadian clock protein KaiA encodes MTQPALTIASLLSDPRLVKAATTWLKGERYRLEDLGSLSDPIAELMQRRDAFDVVLLQQGVTAPDALEGLRQQGVLLPAVVVGEVSGRVDYHEAEVHLPQDQLEQIVYSLDAAVSRFLRKGMSAGHEPGGESASTPLSWRLPNRLQGRLGYLGVFYKRDPSLFLRNLPQEDHRELRQSLQRGYRDVLISYFKDPAAANQAIESFVHSAFFCDLPVNSVVEIHVDLMESFWKQLRLEGHKNDFLQDYRLALLDVMAHLCEMYRRSIPPDIPLAEPPPDEAVG; translated from the coding sequence ATGACTCAGCCGGCGCTCACCATTGCATCGCTGCTGTCGGACCCGCGGTTGGTCAAGGCCGCCACCACCTGGCTGAAGGGCGAGCGTTATCGACTGGAGGATCTGGGCTCCCTTTCTGACCCCATCGCCGAACTGATGCAGCGGCGGGATGCCTTTGATGTCGTGCTCTTGCAGCAGGGGGTCACGGCTCCGGATGCCCTCGAGGGCTTGCGGCAGCAAGGCGTACTGCTGCCGGCGGTCGTCGTGGGGGAGGTCAGCGGTCGCGTGGACTATCACGAGGCGGAGGTGCATCTGCCCCAGGACCAGCTCGAGCAGATCGTCTACAGCCTGGATGCGGCGGTCTCGCGCTTCCTGCGCAAGGGGATGTCCGCTGGGCATGAGCCCGGTGGTGAGTCGGCCTCGACTCCATTGTCTTGGCGGCTTCCCAATCGCCTTCAGGGCCGATTGGGCTACTTAGGGGTCTTCTATAAGCGCGACCCGTCTCTCTTTTTACGCAATCTGCCCCAGGAGGACCACAGAGAGTTGCGCCAGTCGTTGCAGCGGGGCTATCGCGACGTCCTGATCAGTTACTTCAAGGACCCTGCGGCGGCCAACCAGGCGATTGAAAGCTTTGTCCACAGCGCCTTCTTTTGTGATCTGCCGGTCAACAGCGTTGTTGAAATCCATGTGGACCTGATGGAGTCCTTTTGGAAGCAGCTACGGCTGGAGGGCCATAAAAACGACTTTCTTCAGGATTACAGGCTTGCGCTCTTGGATGTCATGGCCCATTTGTGTGAGATGTACCGGCGTTCGATCCCTCCCGATATCCCGTTAGCAGAGCCGCCGCCTGATGAGGCTGTTGGTTAG